A single region of the Populus nigra chromosome 2, ddPopNigr1.1, whole genome shotgun sequence genome encodes:
- the LOC133682256 gene encoding uncharacterized protein At4g06744-like yields MSTLVYVILTSLIASTLSSGTNGETLEFLIGSRGRGLKNGCSSENHRKYRATRCSKLGDAGAPPAALPVKTELLVFADQRLASVYPIIQKFKSLITSDPLGITKTWVGSDICNYKGFFCDSPPDNNSAKAVASIDFNGFQLAAPTLDGFLDQLPDVALFHANSNNFAGTISSNIARLPYLYELDISNNLFSGSFPTAVLGMYGLTFLDIRFNFFTGAVPPQIFTQNLEVLFINNNNFMTSLPDNLGSTHILYLTLANNKFIGPIPTGIFKAFSFLSEVLLSNNQLTGCLPYEVGLLKEAIVFDASNNKLTGPLPVALSCLEKVELLNFTGNQLFGMVPEVVCELTKLRNFSLSDNYFTTLGPMCRDLFYKGVLDITNNCIPGLPFQRSVVECLDFIAHPKSCPRMWSYTFIPCKSPFSSGSMNPGMAPSSSALH; encoded by the coding sequence ATGTCTACACTTGTCTATGTAATCCTCACTTCTCTCATTGCCAGCACTCTATCAAGTGGCACCAACGGGGAGACACTAGAGTTTCTCATTGGTAGCAGAGGTAGAGGACTAAAGAACGGTTGCAGCTCTGAAAATCACAGGAAATATAGGGCAACTCGGTGTTCAAAATTAGGAGATGCTGGAGCTCCACCAGCGGCTCTGCCTGTGAAAACAGAACTGTTGGTATTTGCAGACCAAAGGCTGGCTTCGGTGTATCCTATTATACAGAAGTTCAAGTCCTTAATCACCTCGGATCCTCTTGGCATCACCAAAACCTGGGTGGGCTCGGATATATGCAACTACAAAGGGTTCTTCTGTGACAGCCCCCCAGATAACAATTCTGCAAAAGCTGTTGCCTCTATTGACTTCAACGGATTTCAACTTGCTGCCCCTACTCTCGATGGATTTCTTGATCAACTTCCTGATGTTGCACTTTTTCATGCCAACTCCAACAACTTTGCAGGGACTATCTCTTCAAATATCGCCAGGCTTCCTTATCTCTACGAGCTTGACATAAGCAACAACCTATTCTCTGGTTCATTTCCCACAGCTGTTCTTGGCATGTATGGCCTAACATTCTTGGACATTCGGTTCAATTTCTTTACCGGGGCAGTACCAcctcaaatatttacacaaAATCTCGAAGTTCTCtttatcaacaacaacaattttatGACGTCGTTGCCGGATAATTTAGGCAGCACTCACATTCTTTACCTCACCCTGGCAAACAACAAATTCATAGGTCCAATCCCAACAGGCATCTTCAAAGCATTTTCCTTTCTGAGTGAGGTCCTACTCTCGAACAACCAACTAACAGGCTGTTTGCCTTATGAGGTAGGGCTTCTCAAAGAGGCCATAGTATTTGATGCTAGCAACAATAAATTGACAGGTCCATTGCCGGTCGCCTTGTCTTGTCTAGAGAAGGTGGAGCTGCTGAACTTTACTGGCAATCAATTATTTGGAATGGTTCCTGAGGTGGTCTGTGAGCTGACAAAATTGAGGAACTTTTCACTGTCCGATAATTATTTCACAACGTTGGGGCCAATGTGCAGGGATTTATTTTACAAAGGAGTTCTCGACATCACGAACAATTGCATCCCTGGTCTTCCATTCCAAAGATCAGTAGTGGAATGTTTAGATTTCATTGCACACCCGAAGTCCTGTCCCCGGATGTGGTCTTACACTTTCATTCCTTGCAAGTCCCCCTTCAGCTCTGGCTCTATGAATCCTGGAATGGCTCCTTCATCTTCTGCGTTACATTAA
- the LOC133681370 gene encoding probable WRKY transcription factor 7 isoform X1 gives MAVELMMGYSGDSFATKMQENDVREAATAGIQSVEEVIKLLKQNQLEQQQKQQYYQELSVASSSSNLGTDNIMAVTDMAVNNFKKVISLLGRTTRTGHARFRRAPVDCPPQQQIQEPEPQQQKQQVQEPVPYVRAINSQPTEQGSAFRVYQPTPIHRLPPLPHNQQQKTLLVTKNGLSDRNEMATTISFSNSPTISAPTSFLTGETDCFQRSVSSVFQFTQPSAGKPPLSSSSLKRKCNSMDDAALKCGSSSSRCHCSKKSRKSRIKRVVRVPAISSKMADIPPDDYSWRKYGQKPIKGSPHPRGYYKCSSVRGCPARKHVERALDDSMMLIVTYEGEHNHSHPIDEAPGALVLESS, from the exons ATGGCTGTGGAGCTTATGATGGGGTATTCTGGTGATAGTTTTGCTACAAAAATGCAAGAGAATGATGTGAGAGAAGCCGCAACTGCTGGGATACAAAGCGTTGAGGAAGTCATAAAACTGCTCAAACAAAATCAACTGGAAcagcaacaaaaacaacaatactACCAAGAGTTGTCTGTAGCCTCTTCAAGTTCCAATCTTGGCACGGATAATATCATGGCTGTTACTGATATGGCCGTGAACAATTTCAAAAAGGTTATTTCTTTACTGGGTCGCACCACAAGAACTGGCCATGCTCGATTTAGAAGAGCTCCTGTTGACTGCCCTCCTCAACAACAAATACAAGAACCAGAACCGCAACAGCAAAAACAGCAGGTTCAAGAGCCGGTACCATATGTTCGAGCAATTAATTCGCAGCCAACAGAGCAAGGATCTGCTTTTAGAGTTTATCAACCGACCCCAATTCATCGTCTCCCTCCTTTGCCTCACAATCAGCAACAAAAGACACTGCTGGTTACGAAAAATGGATTATCAGATCGGAATGAAATGGCTACTACGATCAGTTTCTCTAATTCGCCAACAATATCTGCTCCTACTTCTTTCTTGACAGGGGAAACTGATTGCTTCCAGCGTTCTGTGTCTTCTGTGTTTCAGTTTACCCAACCTTCTGCTGGTAAACCTCCTTTGTCCTCTTCTTCTCTTAAGAGAAAGTGCAACTCCATGGATGATGCTGCTCTCAAGTGTGGCTCTTCTTCTAGTCGCTGCCACTGCTCCAAGAAAAG caggaaatcaagaattaaaaggGTGGTTAGAGTTCCTGCAATTAGTAGTAAGATGGCTGATATCCCACCTGATGATTATTCCTGGAGAAAGTATGGCCAAAAGCCCATCAAAGGCTCTCCTCATCCCAG GGGATACTACAAGTGCAGTAGCGTGAGAGGATGTCCGGCACGCAAACACGTGGAGAGAGCTCTAGATGACTCGATGATGCTTATTGTGACCTATGAAGGGGAACACAACCACTCTCATCCAATCGATGAAGCACCCGGTGCTCTTGTCCTTGAATCATCTTAA
- the LOC133681370 gene encoding probable WRKY transcription factor 7 isoform X2: protein MAVELMMGYSGDSFATKMQENDVREAATAGIQSVEEVIKLLKQNQLEQQQKQQYYQELSVASSSSNLGTDNIMAVTDMAVNNFKKVISLLGRTTRTGHARFRRAPVDCPPQQQIQEPEPQQQKQQVQEPVPYVRAINSQPTEQGSAFRVYQPTPIHRLPPLPHNQQQKTLLVTKNGLSDRNEMATTISFSNSPTISAPTSFLTGETDCFQRSVSSVFQFTQPSAGKPPLSSSSLKRKCNSMDDAALKCGSSSSRCHCSKKRKSRIKRVVRVPAISSKMADIPPDDYSWRKYGQKPIKGSPHPRGYYKCSSVRGCPARKHVERALDDSMMLIVTYEGEHNHSHPIDEAPGALVLESS from the exons ATGGCTGTGGAGCTTATGATGGGGTATTCTGGTGATAGTTTTGCTACAAAAATGCAAGAGAATGATGTGAGAGAAGCCGCAACTGCTGGGATACAAAGCGTTGAGGAAGTCATAAAACTGCTCAAACAAAATCAACTGGAAcagcaacaaaaacaacaatactACCAAGAGTTGTCTGTAGCCTCTTCAAGTTCCAATCTTGGCACGGATAATATCATGGCTGTTACTGATATGGCCGTGAACAATTTCAAAAAGGTTATTTCTTTACTGGGTCGCACCACAAGAACTGGCCATGCTCGATTTAGAAGAGCTCCTGTTGACTGCCCTCCTCAACAACAAATACAAGAACCAGAACCGCAACAGCAAAAACAGCAGGTTCAAGAGCCGGTACCATATGTTCGAGCAATTAATTCGCAGCCAACAGAGCAAGGATCTGCTTTTAGAGTTTATCAACCGACCCCAATTCATCGTCTCCCTCCTTTGCCTCACAATCAGCAACAAAAGACACTGCTGGTTACGAAAAATGGATTATCAGATCGGAATGAAATGGCTACTACGATCAGTTTCTCTAATTCGCCAACAATATCTGCTCCTACTTCTTTCTTGACAGGGGAAACTGATTGCTTCCAGCGTTCTGTGTCTTCTGTGTTTCAGTTTACCCAACCTTCTGCTGGTAAACCTCCTTTGTCCTCTTCTTCTCTTAAGAGAAAGTGCAACTCCATGGATGATGCTGCTCTCAAGTGTGGCTCTTCTTCTAGTCGCTGCCACTGCTCCAAGAAAAG gaaatcaagaattaaaaggGTGGTTAGAGTTCCTGCAATTAGTAGTAAGATGGCTGATATCCCACCTGATGATTATTCCTGGAGAAAGTATGGCCAAAAGCCCATCAAAGGCTCTCCTCATCCCAG GGGATACTACAAGTGCAGTAGCGTGAGAGGATGTCCGGCACGCAAACACGTGGAGAGAGCTCTAGATGACTCGATGATGCTTATTGTGACCTATGAAGGGGAACACAACCACTCTCATCCAATCGATGAAGCACCCGGTGCTCTTGTCCTTGAATCATCTTAA
- the LOC133683066 gene encoding cysteine proteinase mucunain-like: MGLFRSSTLMLMLLFLVYTLSSAFDMSIISYDQTHATKSSWRTDDEVMAMYEEWLVKHGKNYNALGEKEKRFEIFKDNLMFIDQHNSENRTYTVGLNRFADLTNEEYRSMYLGTRTGHKKRLPKTSDRYAPRVGDSLPDSVDWRKEGAVAEVKDQGGCGSCWAFSTIAAVEGINKIVTGDLIALSEQELVDCDTSYNEGCNGGLMDYAFEFIINNGGIDTEDDYPYLGRDGRCDTYRKNAKVVSIDSYEDVPENDETALKKAVANQPVSVAIEGGGRNFQLYNSGVFTGECGTSLDHGVAAVGYGTEKGKDYWIVRNSWGKSWGESGYIRMERNIASPTGKCGIAIEPSYPIKKGQNPPNPGPSPPSPVKPPSVCDNYFSCPDSSTCCCIFEYGKYCFAWGCCPLEGATCCDDHYSCCPHEYPVCNVNEGTCLISKGNPFGVKALRRTPAKPHWAHGTEGKNSVA; this comes from the exons ATGGGGTTGTTTAGATCATCAACGCTCATGTTGATGCTATTGTTTCTAGTCTATACTTTATCATCAGCCTTCGACATGTCAATCATATCCTATGACCAAACTCATGCTACCAAATCAAGCTGGAGAACTGATGATGAGGTTATGGCCATGTACGAGGAGTGGCTTGTAAAGCATGGAAAGAACTACAACGCTctaggagagaaagaaaagagatttgAGATTTTTAAGGATAATCTTATGTTTATTGATCAGCATAATTCAGAGAACCGGACCTACACAGTCGGGTTGAACCGATTTGCTGATCTGACCAACGAGGAGTACCGGTCCATGTACTTGGGTACTCGAACTGGTCATAAGAAGAGGTTGCCTAAGACAAGTGATCGTTATGCTCCGCGTGTTGGAGACTCTTTGCCGGATTCCGTTGACTGGAGGAAGGAAGGTGCCGTAGCTGAGGTCAAAGATCAGGGAGGCTGTG GGAGTTGCTGGGCGTTCTCAACGATTGCTGCTGTGGAAGGGATTAACAAGATCGTCACTGGTGATTTGATCGCTTTGTCTGAGCAGGAGTTGGTGGATTGTGATACCAGTTATAATGAAGGGTGCAATGGTGGTCTTATGGATTACGCTTTTGAATTCATCATCAACAATGGTGGCATTGACACTGAAGATGACTATCCCTACCTTGGTCGTGATGGTAGATGTGACACGTACAGG AAAAATGCCAAAGTTGTTTCAATCGATTCTTATGAAGATGTTCCTGAAAATGATGAGACGGCATTGAAAAAGGCAGTGGCAAATCAGCCAGTGAGTGTTGCAATTGAAGGTGGTGGCAGAAATTTCCAGTTATATAATTCG GGTGTATTTACTGGAGAATGTGGGACAAGTCTGGACCATGGTGTTGCTGCCGTGGGTTACGGAACTGAAAAGGGTAAAGATTACTGGATTGTGAGGAACTCATGGGGCAAGAGCTGGGGAGAGAGCGGCTATATCAGAATGGAGAGAAACATTGCTAGTCCAACAGGAAAATGTGGAATTGCAATAGAACCCTCTTACCCTATCAAGAAAGGCCAAAATCCGCCCAATCCTGGTCCATCGCCTCCATCTCCAGTAAAACCTCCTTCCGTGTGTGACAATTACTTTTCCTGCCCTGATAGCAGTACTTGCTGCTGCATCTTTGAGTATGGAAAGTATTGCTTTGCATGGGGATGCTGCCCACTCGAGGGTGCCACCTGCTGTGATGACCATTATAGCTGCTGCCCACATGAGTACCCAGTCTGCAACGTTAATGAAGGAACCTGCTTGATT AGCAAGGGCAATCCATTTGGAGTGAAGGCATTGCGACGCACTCCTGCTAAGCCTCACTGGGCTCACGGAACTGAAGGCAAAAACAGCGTTGCTTGA
- the LOC133681742 gene encoding uncharacterized protein LOC133681742 isoform X2, which produces MEGGLPMLNCLLQHTLRSLCSCTDSSNPSKWVYAVFWRILPRNYPPPKWDYGGTALDRSKGNKRNWILVWEDGFCDIYECERAGTGYMKGRFGTDVFFKMSHEVYNYGEGLVGKVAADNSHKWVFKENPNESDPNLISSWSMSIEPPRAWEFQFNSGIQTIAIISVREGVIQLGSFDKIVEDLNLVISIQRKFSYLQSIPGIFAIQRPYLPIQHPYIIKPNTHTIENQEIAFSVDDKRQITGVKRLFHESLDDFPIKAINMGWNSPQNGIPGPPIWSIPPLLPTMSCSLGALLSKLPSATPSYSNIEALGTSLLNNNNNNRSTISQRVRVDLGVAREGQLVSSSHLDAAREEKPTSIKPSLNLPDKVVGFGHLREGESALSLN; this is translated from the exons ATGGAAGGTGGACTTCCGATGCTTAACTGTCTCTTACAGCACACGCTGAGAAGCCTGTGTTCATGTACAGATTCTTCTAATCCTTCCAAATGGGTGTATGCAGTCTTTTGGAGGATACTGCCTAGGAATTACCCTCCACCAAA GTGGGATTATGGAGGCACTGCTCTTGATCGTtccaaaggaaacaaaagaaactg GATCCTAGTTTGGGAGGATGGATTTTGCGATATCTATGAATGTGAGAGGGCAGGAACTGGGTACATGAAGGGAAGATTTGGAACAGATGTCTTCTTCAAAATGTCTCATGAAGTTTATAACTACGGGGAAGG ATTAGTGGGGAAAGTTGCAGCAGATAACAGTCACAAATGGGTGTTCAAAGAAAACCCAAATGAGAGTGATCCGAACTTAATCTCCTCATGGAGTATGTCAATTGAACCT CCAAGAGCATGGgaatttcaattcaattcagGCATTCAG ACAATTGCCATCATTTCAGTCAGGGAAGGTGTCATTCAATTGGGTTCTTTTGATAAG ATTGTGGAAGACCTTAATTTGGTAATCAGTATACAGAGGAAATTCAGCTATCTCCAGAGCATACCAGGAATCTTTGCAATACAAAGACCATACCTGCCAATTCAGCATCCATACATTATCAAACCCAACACCCATACGATCGAAAACCAAGAAATAGCCTTCTCAGTTGATGACAAACGCCAAATAACAGGAGTTAAGAGATTGTTTCATGAAAGTTTGGATGATTTTCCAATAAAGGCAATCAACATGGGCTGGAACAGTCCCCAAAATGGAATCCCAGGACCCCCCATTTGGTCAATACCACCTCTTCTGCCCACCATGTCTTGCAGTCTCGGAGCTTTGTTATCAAAGTTACCTTCTGCGACCCCTTCCTATAGTAACATCGAAGCTCTTGGCACATCTCttcttaacaacaacaacaataatcgTAGTACTATAAGCCAGAGAGTCAGGGTTGATCTTGGAGTTGCAAGAGAAGGCCAGCTAGTCTCCTCTAGCCATTTAGATGCTGCTCGAGAAGAAAAACCAACTTCCATAAAGCCTAGTTTAAACTTACCGGACAAAGTGGTCGGTTTTGGACATCTCAGAGAGGGAGAAAGTGCCTTGAGTCTCAACTGA
- the LOC133681742 gene encoding transcription factor LHW-like isoform X1 — MEGGLPMLNCLLQHTLRSLCSCTDSSNPSKWVYAVFWRILPRNYPPPKWDYGGTALDRSKGNKRNWILVWEDGFCDIYECERAGTGYMKGRFGTDVFFKMSHEVYNYGEGLVGKVAADNSHKWVFKENPNESDPNLISSWSMSIEPQPRAWEFQFNSGIQTIAIISVREGVIQLGSFDKIVEDLNLVISIQRKFSYLQSIPGIFAIQRPYLPIQHPYIIKPNTHTIENQEIAFSVDDKRQITGVKRLFHESLDDFPIKAINMGWNSPQNGIPGPPIWSIPPLLPTMSCSLGALLSKLPSATPSYSNIEALGTSLLNNNNNNRSTISQRVRVDLGVAREGQLVSSSHLDAAREEKPTSIKPSLNLPDKVVGFGHLREGESALSLN, encoded by the exons ATGGAAGGTGGACTTCCGATGCTTAACTGTCTCTTACAGCACACGCTGAGAAGCCTGTGTTCATGTACAGATTCTTCTAATCCTTCCAAATGGGTGTATGCAGTCTTTTGGAGGATACTGCCTAGGAATTACCCTCCACCAAA GTGGGATTATGGAGGCACTGCTCTTGATCGTtccaaaggaaacaaaagaaactg GATCCTAGTTTGGGAGGATGGATTTTGCGATATCTATGAATGTGAGAGGGCAGGAACTGGGTACATGAAGGGAAGATTTGGAACAGATGTCTTCTTCAAAATGTCTCATGAAGTTTATAACTACGGGGAAGG ATTAGTGGGGAAAGTTGCAGCAGATAACAGTCACAAATGGGTGTTCAAAGAAAACCCAAATGAGAGTGATCCGAACTTAATCTCCTCATGGAGTATGTCAATTGAACCT CAGCCAAGAGCATGGgaatttcaattcaattcagGCATTCAG ACAATTGCCATCATTTCAGTCAGGGAAGGTGTCATTCAATTGGGTTCTTTTGATAAG ATTGTGGAAGACCTTAATTTGGTAATCAGTATACAGAGGAAATTCAGCTATCTCCAGAGCATACCAGGAATCTTTGCAATACAAAGACCATACCTGCCAATTCAGCATCCATACATTATCAAACCCAACACCCATACGATCGAAAACCAAGAAATAGCCTTCTCAGTTGATGACAAACGCCAAATAACAGGAGTTAAGAGATTGTTTCATGAAAGTTTGGATGATTTTCCAATAAAGGCAATCAACATGGGCTGGAACAGTCCCCAAAATGGAATCCCAGGACCCCCCATTTGGTCAATACCACCTCTTCTGCCCACCATGTCTTGCAGTCTCGGAGCTTTGTTATCAAAGTTACCTTCTGCGACCCCTTCCTATAGTAACATCGAAGCTCTTGGCACATCTCttcttaacaacaacaacaataatcgTAGTACTATAAGCCAGAGAGTCAGGGTTGATCTTGGAGTTGCAAGAGAAGGCCAGCTAGTCTCCTCTAGCCATTTAGATGCTGCTCGAGAAGAAAAACCAACTTCCATAAAGCCTAGTTTAAACTTACCGGACAAAGTGGTCGGTTTTGGACATCTCAGAGAGGGAGAAAGTGCCTTGAGTCTCAACTGA